One Octopus sinensis unplaced genomic scaffold, ASM634580v1 Contig11059, whole genome shotgun sequence DNA segment encodes these proteins:
- the LOC115228839 gene encoding uncharacterized protein LOC115228839: MNSKLLDGDVRGAVRLVASSNRLLSPSPPVLSNLRSKHPSLPVNSRTQPAIDTTALPQLLVTASQVEKALKSFSPSSSGGIDGLKPGHIKDLTSPLTAEAGRLLLESITNLCNRLIGGNLPDFARAIFFSANLTALGKKDNGVRPIAVSNVFRRLAGKLVCHVVIPELVPKFLPVQLGVGVSGGCESAAHAVRELMDSSLEYLLVKLDISNAFNTVRRDHLLETCLSLAPSAYPLVHLSYSQPSLLLFGDSFIVSSTGVQQGDPLGPFLFAMCVNSVAHSVRSTVNIWYLDDATICGPPRSVLDDLRSIIPALSSIGLEINSSKSEVLNLNIPSDFFAETLDTLEPILKGARVSETKDLGSPIGHEALLQTLIAKASNLSNMIERLSLIDAHVGFFLMRNYFSTPRLLYTLRSSCFRMPNLLSDIDSILKSGAEYLCNIHFDALGWLQSSLPVNLGGIGLRSPVYLALPAFLSSLASSRALTDIVLRNLPERKMSVDHVAALDLWDSAYTKRPADPSVQGQWDSITCDTLSSVLLQSFDQHRLACLRAGCSPGSGAWLDALPQPNIGTLLDGDCLRVAISLRLGLNICEIYKCRCGAMIDQYGLHPLSCRRSARRAPRHTALNDVVLRGLNAAGIPSILEPAGLARGDGKRPDGLSTFPFEFGKSLIWDATCSDTFSEPNLPLSAVAGGSVSLRTEKLKIAKYRELSERYLFAPVAVETSGVIGEKSLTFLYKLGRLISLKRNDTRETGWLLQRISLAIVRGNCFSIYEAGKSSN, encoded by the coding sequence ATGAACAGCAAGCTGTTGGATGGCGATGTCCGTGGAGCTGTCAGACTTGTTGCCTCCTCTAACCGGCTTTTGTCCCCATCTCCTCCCGTTTTGTCTAATTTGAGATCCAAGCACCCCAGTCTTCCAGTAAACTCCCGCACCCAACCCGCTATCGATACGACCGCCCTTCCGCAACTGCTGGTTACCGCTTCACAGGTCGAGAAGGCACTGAAAAGTTTTTCCCCAAGCAGTAGTGGGGGTATAGATGGGCTGAAGCCCGGACACATTAAAGACTTGACTTCACCTCTTACTGCTGAGGCAGGCCGTCTCCTCTTGGAATCTATCACCAATCTCTGTAACCGTCTTATCGGTGGTAATTTACCGGATTTTGCTCGGGCGATTTTCTTCTCGGCTAATCTCACTGCTTTGGGTAAAAAAGATAACGGGGTCAGGCCGATCGCCGTGAGTAATGTTTTCCGTAGATTGGCCGGAAAGCTCGTTTGCCACGTTGTGATCCCCGAGTTGGTCCCGAAATTTTTGCCAGTCCAATTGGGCGTCGGCGTCAGTGGAGGGTGTGAATCGGCTGCCCATGCCGTAAGAGAACTTATGGATTCTTCATTGGAATATCTTTTAGTTAAACTTGACATATCAAATGCGTTTAACACAGTGAGACGGGATCATTTGCTCGAGACCTGCCTTTCTCTCGCCCCCTCCGCCTATCCTCTGGTCCACCTTTCGTACTCACAACCCAGCCTCCTCCTGTTTGGCGATTCCTTTATCGTCTCATCGACCGGAGTGCAACAGGGAGATCCCCTGGGGCCTTTTCTATTTGCTATGTGTGTCAACTCCGTCGCTCATTCTGTCCGCTCTACAGTAAATATCTGGTACTTGGACGACGCGACGATTTGTGGACCTCCCCGCTCTGTCTTAGACGACCTGCGGAGCATTATCCCGGCCCTTTCATCCATCGGTCTGGAGATAAACTCAAGCAAGTCCGAAGTCCTAAATCTGAATATTCCTTCCGATTTTTTTGCCGAAACTCTGGACACCCTGGAACCTATTCTAAAAGGCGCGCGGGTATCAGAAACAAAGGACCTTGGTTCGCCAATTGGTCACGAGGCCCTCTTACAAACGCTCATCGCCAAGGCAAGCAATCTGTCAAACATGATCGAACGGCTTTCCCTCATTGATGCCCACGTCGGGTTCTTTCTTATGCGTAACTATTTCTCAACTCCGAGGCTTTTGTACACCCTAAGGAGTTCTTGTTTTCGCATGCCTAATCTGTTATCCGATATCGATTCTATCTTGAAGTCTGGAGCCGAGTATCTGTGCAACATCCATTTCGACGCTCTGGGGTGGCTTCAATCTTCCCTGCCTGTTAATCTCGGGGGGATTGGCCTTCGTTCGCCCGTTTATCTGGCTCTTCCTGCCTTCCTCTCGTCCCTGGCATCATCCCGTGCCCTCACTGACATCGTTCTCAGAAACCTTCCCGAACGAAAAATGTCAGTTGATCACGTGGCCGCTCTCGACCTTTGGGATTCTGCGTATACCAAAAGACCTGCCGACCCATCCGTCCAGGGTCAGTGGGATTCGATCACTTGTGACACTCTCTCCTCTGTCCTGCTTCAGAGTTTCGACCAGCACAGGCTGGCCTGTCTTCGTGCGGGCTGCAGTCCGGGCAGTGGGGCCTGGCTTGACGCCCTTCCCCAACCGAACATCGGGACACTACTAGACGGCGATTGTCTCAGAGTCGCTATTTCTCTGCGTCTCGGTTTGAATATCTGTGAAATTTACAAGTGCCGCTGTGGGGCCATGATCGACCAGTACGGACTACACCCTCTTTCCTGCAGACGCAGTGCTAGGCGGGCACCACGCCACACAGCCTTAAATGACGTTGTCTTGAGGGGTCTCAATGCTGCCGGAATTCCATCAATCCTAGAACCGGCTGGGCTTGCTAGGGGAGACGGAAAAAGACCTGACGGTCTATCCACCTTCCCCTTTGAGTTTGGCAAGTCGCTGATTTGGGACGCGACATGTTCAGATACTTTCTCTGAACCTAATCTTCCCTTGTCAGCCGTCGCAGGCGGTTCGGTGTCCCTTAGAACAGAAAAGCTTAAGATTGCGAAATATAGAGAACTCTCGGAGCGATATCTATTCGCCCCTGTTGCTGTCGAGACTTCAGGGGTCATTGGGGAAAAGTCTTTGACTTTCCTTTATAAGCTCGGACGTCTGATCTCTCTGAAGAGAAATGACACACGCGAGACGGGCTGGCTTCTTCAGAGGATTTCCCTTGCCATCGTACGAGGAAACTGTTTCTCCATCTACGAAGCGGGGAAGTCCTCTAACTAA